The following are from one region of the Bradyrhizobium septentrionale genome:
- a CDS encoding NAD(P)/FAD-dependent oxidoreductase translates to MTGGVIIVGAGHAGFQLAASLRQAGFSERIALINDEGHLPYQRPPLSKAYLKGTGGPETLMFRPEKFYQDNKIELITDRAHAIDRNARKVTLASGASLDYGHLAFATGARNRLLDIPNAKLDAVRYLRILDESEALRHLIAPGMRVVVIGAGFIGLEFAATARGKGLEVDVVELAPRVMARAVTAEISEFSQSRHSAAGIRIHLGVQVTAIEADGAKVTGVSLSNGTHIPADLVVVGVGVLPNVELAAEAGLPVASGIVVDEHLLTADHDISAIGDCALYTSKRFGGSLRLESVQNATDHARCVAARLTGKTEVYDGLPWFWSDQGPDKLQMAGLTTGYDRVVLRGDRAQGAFSAFCYRGDRLLGIESVNRAGDHMFGRRLLGAGGSIRPEQAADPGFDLKSALT, encoded by the coding sequence ATGACTGGTGGGGTCATCATCGTCGGCGCCGGACATGCCGGCTTCCAGCTCGCGGCGTCGCTGCGCCAGGCCGGATTTTCCGAGCGCATCGCGCTGATCAATGACGAAGGCCATTTGCCGTATCAGCGGCCGCCTTTGTCGAAGGCCTACCTGAAGGGGACCGGCGGGCCGGAGACCCTGATGTTCCGGCCCGAGAAATTCTACCAGGACAACAAGATCGAGCTGATCACTGATCGCGCGCACGCGATCGACCGTAACGCGCGGAAGGTGACGCTGGCCTCCGGCGCATCGCTCGACTACGGCCATCTGGCGTTCGCGACGGGCGCGCGGAACCGGTTGCTCGATATCCCCAACGCGAAGCTCGACGCGGTCCGCTACCTGCGGATCCTCGACGAGAGCGAGGCGCTGCGCCATTTGATCGCACCCGGCATGCGCGTCGTGGTGATCGGCGCCGGCTTCATCGGGCTGGAATTCGCGGCGACCGCGCGCGGCAAGGGCCTCGAGGTCGACGTGGTCGAACTCGCCCCTCGGGTGATGGCGCGGGCGGTGACCGCGGAGATTTCCGAGTTCTCGCAGTCCCGCCACAGCGCGGCCGGAATCCGGATTCATCTCGGCGTGCAGGTCACGGCGATCGAGGCCGACGGTGCCAAGGTCACCGGCGTCAGCCTGAGCAACGGGACACATATCCCGGCCGATCTAGTCGTGGTCGGCGTCGGCGTGCTGCCGAATGTCGAGCTCGCCGCGGAGGCCGGGCTGCCGGTGGCATCCGGCATCGTCGTCGACGAGCATCTGTTGACCGCCGACCATGATATCTCCGCGATCGGCGATTGCGCGCTCTACACCAGCAAGCGCTTCGGCGGATCGCTGCGGCTCGAGTCGGTGCAGAACGCGACCGACCATGCGCGCTGCGTGGCGGCGCGGCTGACCGGCAAGACCGAGGTCTATGACGGGCTGCCGTGGTTCTGGAGCGACCAGGGCCCCGACAAGCTGCAGATGGCGGGCCTCACCACCGGCTACGACCGCGTCGTGCTGCGCGGCGACCGCGCGCAGGGGGCGTTCTCGGCCTTCTGCTATCGCGGCGACAGGCTGCTCGGCATCGAGTCGGTCAATCGCGCCGGCGACCACATGTTCGGCCGCAGGCTGCTCGGCGCCGGCGGTTCAATCAGGCCGGAGCAGGCGGCGGATCCGGGGTTCGACCTCAAGAGCGCGCTGACCTAA
- a CDS encoding ribokinase: MKHVFVAGSINMDVVATAERHPRIGETVAGEAVLYFPGGKGANQAVASAKLGVPTTLIGRLGMDAFGEELRAFLAAQGVDLTSVKTTAGTHSGTAIITIANADNTIVVVPGANGLVDARDVTVPNLVKGDVAVSQFEIPLPTITAFFRRARAAGATTILNPAPAKQADRALLDLVDILILNETELGALAGTELRDNDTPERFTEAARTLGHGKIVCVTLGKRGVLALVQGQPLLVPGREVKAVDTTGAGDCFVGALAAQLAIGKQLGDALTYANAAASICVQRMGAAPSMPTADEVDAVLSPSRPGESRDP, from the coding sequence ATGAAGCACGTTTTCGTCGCCGGCAGCATCAATATGGACGTGGTGGCGACCGCCGAGCGCCATCCGCGAATCGGCGAAACCGTGGCCGGTGAGGCCGTGCTTTATTTTCCCGGCGGCAAGGGCGCCAACCAGGCGGTGGCTTCGGCAAAACTCGGGGTACCGACCACGCTCATCGGCCGGCTGGGCATGGATGCGTTTGGTGAGGAGCTGAGAGCGTTCCTTGCCGCGCAAGGCGTCGATCTCACCTCCGTCAAGACCACGGCCGGCACGCATTCCGGCACGGCGATCATCACGATCGCCAATGCCGACAACACGATCGTCGTCGTGCCGGGCGCCAACGGGCTCGTCGATGCCCGTGATGTCACAGTACCCAACCTTGTGAAGGGCGACGTCGCGGTCAGCCAGTTCGAGATTCCGCTGCCGACGATCACGGCGTTCTTCCGGCGCGCCCGCGCCGCCGGCGCCACCACGATCCTCAATCCGGCGCCGGCGAAACAGGCCGACAGGGCGCTGCTCGATCTCGTCGACATCCTGATCCTCAACGAGACCGAGCTCGGCGCCCTCGCCGGAACGGAGCTGCGAGACAACGACACGCCGGAGCGTTTCACCGAGGCGGCGCGGACCCTGGGGCACGGCAAGATCGTCTGCGTCACGCTCGGCAAGCGCGGCGTGCTGGCGCTGGTCCAGGGTCAGCCGCTGCTGGTGCCGGGGCGCGAGGTCAAGGCCGTCGACACCACAGGCGCCGGCGACTGCTTCGTCGGCGCCCTCGCCGCCCAGCTCGCCATCGGCAAGCAGCTCGGCGACGCGCTGACCTACGCCAACGCCGCCGCCTCGATTTGCGTGCAACGAATGGGCGCTGCGCCATCAATGCCGACGGCGGACGAGGTGGATGCTGTTCTCTCCCCGAGTCGTCCCGGCGAAAGCCGGGACCCATAA
- a CDS encoding sugar kinase yields MQALFIGQTYIDVTFITDHMPVGDEKHVADAYAVSFGGNAVTAAFCCAKLGIQPDLIATMANDWLGRMFWDMADRYGISFHPRKVNSSSLSFIMPNDGKRAIVRCRDDQHIHPFPLLNIKGCRALHIDGHQPDAAIHYAKLCREDGIMTSLDGGGLRTNTHELLEFIDVAIVAERLCEQMDKTPEQMLDYLKSRGCRVGGITMGERGLLWYDEAGTVRTLPAFPIPRERVIDTNGAGDVFHGAYIYSYVSNPSKGWHEHFKFARAASTYKIQKLGNEAGLPTLADIAAVKQEFRAEA; encoded by the coding sequence ATGCAGGCTCTCTTCATCGGACAGACCTATATCGACGTCACCTTCATCACCGACCACATGCCCGTTGGCGACGAAAAGCACGTCGCCGACGCCTATGCGGTGTCGTTCGGCGGCAACGCGGTGACCGCGGCGTTCTGCTGCGCCAAGCTCGGCATCCAGCCGGACCTGATCGCCACCATGGCCAATGACTGGCTGGGGCGGATGTTCTGGGACATGGCCGACAGGTACGGCATCTCGTTCCATCCCCGTAAGGTCAACTCCTCCTCGTTGTCCTTCATCATGCCCAACGACGGCAAGCGCGCAATTGTCCGCTGCCGCGACGACCAGCACATCCATCCCTTTCCGCTGCTGAACATCAAGGGCTGCCGCGCGCTGCATATCGACGGCCATCAGCCGGACGCCGCGATCCACTACGCAAAGCTCTGCCGCGAGGACGGCATCATGACATCGCTCGACGGCGGCGGCCTGCGCACCAATACCCATGAGCTGCTCGAATTCATCGACGTTGCGATCGTCGCGGAGCGGCTGTGCGAGCAGATGGACAAGACGCCGGAGCAGATGCTCGACTATCTGAAGAGCCGCGGTTGCCGGGTCGGCGGCATCACCATGGGCGAGCGCGGCCTGCTCTGGTACGACGAGGCGGGTACGGTGCGCACGCTGCCGGCGTTTCCGATCCCGCGCGAGCGCGTGATCGACACCAACGGCGCGGGCGACGTCTTCCACGGCGCCTACATCTATTCCTACGTTTCGAACCCGAGCAAAGGCTGGCATGAGCATTTCAAGTTCGCGCGCGCCGCTTCGACCTACAAGATCCAGAAGCTCGGCAACGAGGCCGGCCTGCCGACGCTCGCGGATATCGCGGCGGTCAAGCAGGAGTTTCGCGCCGAAGCCTGA
- a CDS encoding VOC family protein produces the protein MITGLDHVVVLTGDITSASAAYQTLFARAPAWRNSGDGADRVLFTLDNTTLELMAPRGDDAAAQRVRGALVTQGEGLASLCFRTSDIAKTHRRLERLTLKPEPVAEVESRDETTGATLSWKRTRAVTDTTRGVRMFFLEREQERPLSVRTTPGSITAMDHVVVSTADPERAAALYGARLGLDMALDRSHPEWGRLMFFRCGDLVVEVTHRPGKENNKAEADAPDRLRGICWRVADIDATRARLIAAGVDVSEIRTGRKPGTRVMTVRNGTCGVPTLLVQPSQGKPD, from the coding sequence ATGATCACCGGCCTCGATCACGTCGTCGTCCTGACCGGCGACATCACCTCGGCCAGCGCCGCCTATCAGACGCTGTTCGCGCGGGCGCCGGCCTGGCGCAACAGCGGCGACGGCGCGGACCGCGTGCTGTTCACGCTCGACAACACCACGCTGGAATTGATGGCGCCGCGTGGCGATGATGCCGCCGCGCAGCGTGTCCGCGGCGCGCTCGTGACCCAGGGCGAGGGGCTCGCAAGCCTCTGCTTCCGCACCAGCGATATCGCGAAAACACACCGCCGGCTCGAGCGGCTGACGCTGAAGCCCGAGCCCGTCGCCGAGGTCGAGAGCCGCGACGAGACCACCGGCGCTACGCTGTCATGGAAGCGGACGCGCGCAGTGACCGATACGACGCGGGGCGTGCGCATGTTCTTCCTGGAAAGGGAGCAGGAACGGCCGCTGTCGGTGCGCACCACCCCCGGCTCGATCACCGCGATGGATCATGTGGTGGTCTCGACCGCCGATCCCGAGCGCGCCGCCGCGCTCTATGGCGCGCGGCTCGGGCTCGACATGGCGCTCGACCGGTCGCATCCCGAATGGGGCCGGCTGATGTTCTTCCGCTGCGGCGATCTCGTCGTCGAGGTCACGCACCGGCCGGGCAAGGAAAACAACAAGGCGGAGGCGGACGCGCCGGACCGGTTGCGCGGCATTTGCTGGCGCGTCGCCGACATCGATGCCACCCGTGCGCGACTGATTGCCGCTGGCGTCGACGTCTCCGAGATTCGCACCGGCCGCAAGCCGGGCACGCGCGTGATGACGGTGCGCAACGGCACGTGCGGCGTGCCGACGCTCCTGGTGCAGCCTTCGCAGGGAAAACCAGACTAG
- a CDS encoding TetR/AcrR family transcriptional regulator — protein sequence MRLRILEAAKQEFAAHGLAGARVDRIAANADANKRMLYYHVGNKEDLYLEVLEGAYEKIRAEERALDLEHLDPPEAIGRLIDFTWNYFLRNPEFLALLNTENLAKAKHLKRSTKVKSMHSPFVEMIRTVVTRGVESGDFRVAVDPVQLYISIAGLAFFYLSNSATLSVIFGRDLLKKDARDERLEHMTALVLAALTGKSTAAFASAMPVLRAAEHRVV from the coding sequence ATGCGGCTGCGGATTCTCGAGGCGGCGAAGCAGGAATTCGCCGCCCATGGCCTCGCCGGCGCACGGGTCGACCGCATCGCGGCCAATGCCGACGCCAACAAGCGCATGCTGTACTACCACGTCGGCAACAAGGAGGATCTCTATCTCGAGGTGCTGGAAGGTGCCTATGAGAAGATCCGCGCCGAGGAACGCGCGCTCGATCTCGAACACCTCGATCCGCCTGAGGCGATCGGGCGCCTGATCGACTTCACGTGGAACTATTTCCTGCGCAATCCCGAGTTCCTGGCATTGCTGAACACGGAAAACCTCGCCAAGGCAAAGCACCTGAAGCGATCGACCAAGGTCAAGTCGATGCACTCGCCCTTTGTCGAGATGATCCGCACCGTGGTGACGCGCGGGGTCGAAAGCGGCGATTTCCGCGTCGCCGTCGATCCGGTGCAACTCTATATCTCGATCGCAGGGCTTGCGTTCTTCTATCTCTCCAACAGCGCCACCCTGAGCGTGATCTTCGGCCGCGACCTGCTCAAGAAGGACGCCCGCGACGAGCGCCTCGAGCACATGACTGCGCTGGTGCTGGCGGCGCTGACCGGCAAGTCCACGGCCGCATTCGCTAGCGCGATGCCGGTGCTGCGCGCGGCGGAACACCGGGTGGTGTGA
- a CDS encoding IS110 family transposase yields MYHYAGIDVSLECSSVCLVDGTGKILREAKVASEPEALIGWFRSLGLVLERIGLEAGPLSQWLYAAMRDAGLAVELLETRHVRDAFKAMPVKSDRNDARGIAQLMRLGWFRPVHCKSIEAQETRAVLTARKLLQSKLRDIENSLRGVLRGFGLKVGPTTERTFAERIRELVAGHPGLEVVAQALLEAHAVLRREFNGLDKHTQRLARSHPQAKLLMTTPSVGPIVALTYASAIDDPKRFRSSKATGAHFGLTPKKYQSGETDYTGRISKIGDASVREALYQAAHVMLTKPVRNCSALKGWAMRIARRAGMRKAKVALARKLAVILHRMLADAKPFNPMAKASAT; encoded by the coding sequence ATGTACCACTATGCAGGAATCGACGTGTCTTTGGAATGCTCGAGCGTCTGCCTTGTCGATGGGACGGGTAAGATTTTGCGCGAGGCGAAGGTTGCGAGCGAGCCGGAGGCCTTGATCGGCTGGTTCCGGTCGCTGGGGTTGGTGCTGGAACGGATCGGGCTGGAGGCTGGTCCGCTGTCGCAATGGCTCTACGCAGCGATGCGGGATGCGGGCCTGGCAGTCGAACTGTTGGAGACGCGGCACGTCCGCGATGCCTTCAAGGCGATGCCGGTGAAGTCGGACCGCAACGATGCCCGCGGGATCGCGCAACTGATGCGGCTGGGCTGGTTCCGGCCGGTGCACTGCAAGTCGATCGAAGCGCAGGAGACGCGGGCGGTTCTGACGGCACGCAAGCTGCTGCAGTCGAAGCTGCGCGACATCGAGAACAGCCTGCGCGGCGTGCTCCGCGGCTTCGGTCTGAAGGTCGGCCCGACCACCGAGCGCACGTTCGCCGAACGCATCCGGGAGCTCGTAGCGGGCCATCCTGGACTTGAGGTGGTGGCCCAGGCACTGCTCGAAGCCCACGCCGTGCTGCGGCGCGAGTTCAATGGCCTGGATAAGCACACCCAAAGGCTCGCCAGGTCGCACCCGCAGGCGAAGCTCTTGATGACGACACCGTCCGTCGGCCCGATCGTGGCGCTCACCTATGCCTCGGCGATCGACGACCCGAAGCGCTTCCGGTCATCGAAGGCGACGGGAGCGCATTTCGGCCTCACCCCGAAGAAGTACCAATCGGGCGAAACCGACTATACCGGCCGCATCAGCAAGATCGGCGATGCCTCCGTGCGCGAGGCGCTCTATCAGGCGGCTCATGTCATGCTGACCAAGCCGGTCAGGAACTGCTCGGCGCTGAAGGGCTGGGCGATGCGGATCGCCCGGCGCGCAGGCATGCGCAAGGCCAAGGTGGCGCTTGCACGCAAGCTCGCCGTGATCCTGCATCGCATGCTCGCCGACGCCAAACCGTTCAACCCGATGGCCAAGGCCTCGGCAACCTAA
- a CDS encoding ABC transporter permease — translation MAEAKSPSGVSKVLNAAWLRPFLFLVFIVAAWDLAIRLFHIPAYQIPSPGDVVAVLWSDWPELLRQSWPTTYATICGFLLSALFGIPTAMLIAGSKTVESYVYPLLVFSQSVPKIAIAPLFVVWFGFGIIPKVISAFLLGFFPVVVSAVQGFKSVDPDMVDLARAMQGSRFRVFCAVNLPHAMPAIFSGLKVSVTLAVVGAVVGEFVGSNSGIGYVMQRSIGTFDLPTMFAALVILALLGVILFWIVDRIERLVIPWHVSQRDDIVFAS, via the coding sequence GTGGCGGAGGCAAAAAGCCCTTCGGGCGTGTCGAAGGTGCTGAACGCGGCGTGGCTGCGTCCGTTCCTGTTCCTGGTCTTCATCGTGGCGGCCTGGGACCTTGCGATCCGCCTGTTCCACATCCCGGCCTATCAGATCCCGTCGCCCGGCGACGTCGTCGCGGTGCTCTGGAGCGACTGGCCGGAGCTGTTGCGGCAGTCCTGGCCGACCACCTACGCGACGATCTGCGGCTTCCTGCTCTCGGCGCTGTTCGGCATTCCCACAGCGATGCTGATCGCGGGCTCGAAGACGGTCGAGAGCTACGTCTATCCTCTGCTGGTGTTCTCCCAATCGGTACCGAAGATCGCGATCGCGCCGCTGTTCGTGGTGTGGTTCGGCTTCGGCATCATCCCCAAGGTGATCTCGGCATTCCTGCTCGGCTTCTTCCCGGTCGTGGTCTCGGCGGTGCAGGGCTTCAAGTCGGTCGACCCCGACATGGTCGATCTGGCGCGCGCGATGCAGGGCAGCCGCTTCCGCGTATTCTGCGCCGTGAACCTGCCGCATGCGATGCCTGCGATCTTCTCCGGCCTGAAAGTCTCGGTGACGCTGGCGGTGGTCGGCGCCGTCGTCGGCGAGTTCGTCGGCTCCAATTCCGGAATCGGCTATGTGATGCAGCGCTCGATCGGCACTTTCGACCTGCCGACGATGTTCGCGGCGCTGGTGATCCTGGCGCTGCTCGGCGTCATCCTGTTCTGGATCGTCGACCGCATCGAGCGGCTGGTGATCCCCTGGCACGTCAGCCAGCGGGACGACATCGTCTTCGCTTCCTAG
- a CDS encoding ABC transporter substrate-binding protein — protein MKRLIAVAGAALAWTALAVAPVSAADKVVLMLNWYVYGEHAPFYYGKAKGIYATEGIDLEIQEGRGSAATTQAVAAKTADFGYVDVPTMMRAAVKGAPVIATGVLLQTSPMSAMSLADKNIRKPEDIKGKTVAITPADSMTQIWPLFLKKTGLKESDFQTVAGDGQTKLNAVINGQADLLLGYVMDQSMKIKDATGKDVYPIKFADYGINMVSSGIVANADYVKANADLVRRFMSATTKAVEAAEKEPKAAAQSILDANPKGGKIDTLTQGFELTIPLYRTPETKARRPFQVTDQNMTESVNLMVEYGGLDAKAKANPKAFYTNDYLPKGDS, from the coding sequence ATGAAGCGTTTGATTGCGGTTGCCGGCGCCGCGCTGGCCTGGACCGCGCTTGCGGTGGCTCCAGTATCTGCGGCCGACAAGGTCGTACTGATGCTGAACTGGTACGTCTATGGCGAGCATGCGCCGTTCTACTACGGCAAGGCCAAGGGCATCTATGCCACTGAGGGCATCGACCTCGAGATCCAGGAGGGCCGCGGCTCAGCTGCGACCACGCAGGCGGTGGCGGCCAAGACCGCGGATTTCGGCTATGTCGACGTGCCGACGATGATGCGCGCGGCGGTGAAAGGCGCGCCTGTGATCGCCACCGGCGTGCTGCTGCAGACCAGCCCGATGTCGGCGATGAGCCTTGCCGACAAGAACATCCGGAAGCCGGAGGACATCAAGGGCAAGACGGTTGCGATCACGCCGGCGGATTCGATGACGCAGATCTGGCCGCTGTTCTTGAAGAAGACCGGCCTGAAGGAGAGCGACTTCCAGACCGTCGCTGGCGACGGCCAGACCAAGCTCAATGCCGTGATCAACGGCCAGGCCGATCTGCTGCTCGGCTACGTCATGGACCAGTCGATGAAGATCAAGGACGCCACGGGCAAGGACGTCTATCCGATCAAGTTCGCCGACTACGGCATCAACATGGTGTCGTCGGGCATCGTCGCGAACGCCGACTATGTGAAGGCCAATGCCGATCTGGTCCGCCGCTTCATGTCGGCAACGACCAAGGCGGTGGAAGCCGCGGAGAAGGAGCCGAAGGCGGCTGCGCAGTCGATCCTCGACGCCAATCCGAAGGGCGGCAAGATCGACACGCTGACGCAAGGGTTTGAGCTGACGATCCCGCTCTATCGCACGCCGGAGACCAAGGCCAGGCGGCCGTTCCAGGTCACCGACCAGAACATGACCGAGTCGGTCAACCTGATGGTCGAGTATGGCGGGCTCGACGCCAAGGCTAAGGCCAATCCGAAGGCCTTCTACACCAACGACTATCTGCCGAAGGGCGATTCGTGA
- a CDS encoding ABC transporter ATP-binding protein produces the protein MNPATKPADISQPAAHLRLVSDRAAGAAPGIKLSGVSKTYRSRDGDVPSLRPLDFTINDGEFFVVVGPSGCGKSTLLKMISGLLPPTTGEVLVDGEPVTRPHGNVGIVFQNALLLPWRNILSNVMLPIDMKQLPRDKYRARARELLKLVGLEGFEKKLPWQLSGGMQQRASICRALVHDPKIMLMDEPFGALDAMTRERMNVELMRIQRETGKTVLLITHSIPEAVFLADRVLVMTERPGAIAAIYDVPMLRPRSIDTMSDPVFTELVQRIRKHFFTQGTLD, from the coding sequence ATGAACCCTGCAACCAAGCCAGCCGATATCAGCCAACCCGCCGCGCATCTACGCCTGGTGTCGGACCGCGCGGCGGGCGCTGCGCCGGGCATCAAACTCTCTGGCGTATCGAAGACCTACCGGTCGCGCGACGGCGACGTGCCGTCGCTGCGACCGCTCGACTTCACCATCAATGACGGTGAGTTTTTTGTCGTGGTCGGGCCGTCCGGCTGCGGCAAGTCCACGCTGCTCAAGATGATCTCGGGCCTGTTGCCGCCGACGACGGGCGAGGTGCTGGTCGACGGCGAGCCGGTGACGAGGCCGCACGGCAATGTCGGCATCGTGTTCCAGAACGCGCTGCTGCTGCCGTGGCGCAACATCCTCTCCAACGTGATGCTGCCGATCGACATGAAGCAGCTGCCGCGGGACAAATACCGCGCCCGCGCCAGGGAGCTGTTGAAGCTGGTCGGGCTCGAAGGTTTTGAGAAGAAGCTGCCATGGCAGCTCTCCGGCGGCATGCAGCAGCGCGCCTCGATCTGCCGCGCGCTGGTGCACGATCCCAAGATCATGCTGATGGACGAGCCGTTCGGGGCGCTCGACGCCATGACGCGGGAGCGGATGAATGTCGAGCTGATGCGGATCCAGCGCGAGACGGGCAAGACCGTACTGCTGATCACCCACTCGATTCCCGAGGCCGTGTTCCTCGCCGACCGTGTGCTTGTGATGACCGAGCGGCCCGGCGCCATCGCCGCGATCTACGACGTGCCGATGCTGCGGCCGCGCTCGATCGACACGATGTCCGATCCCGTCTTCACCGAACTGGTGCAGCGGATCCGGAAGCATTTCTTCACGCAGGGGACGCTGGACTAG
- a CDS encoding Gfo/Idh/MocA family protein: MTTKRLGLIMNGVTGRMGLNQHLIRSIVAIREQGGVLLANGDRIMPDPILVGRDAEKVAALAKRFNIGRHTTDLDRALADKGDTVFFDAATTQARPSLLTKAINAGKHVYCEKPIATSLEEAVEVVKLANAKGLKHGTVQDKLFLPGLKKLAFLRDSGFFGRMLSVRGEFGYWVFEGGWQEAQRPSWNYRAEDGGGIILDMVCHWRYVLDNLFGEVESVVCIGTTDIPERFDEKGKKYEATADDSAYATFKLKGGVIAHINMSWVTRVYRDDLVTFQVDGTHGSAVAGLTDCVIQARQATPRPVWNPDEKRLHDFYADWQKLPENVVYDNGFKEQWEMFIRHVCEDAPYKYTLLEGAKGVQLAECALKSWKERRWIDVAPIVV, encoded by the coding sequence ATGACGACCAAACGTCTCGGCCTGATCATGAACGGCGTCACCGGCCGGATGGGGCTCAACCAGCATCTGATCCGCTCGATCGTCGCGATCCGCGAGCAGGGCGGCGTGCTCTTGGCGAACGGCGACCGCATCATGCCCGACCCGATCCTGGTCGGCCGCGACGCCGAGAAGGTCGCCGCATTGGCAAAACGCTTCAACATCGGGCGCCACACCACCGACCTTGATCGCGCGCTGGCCGACAAGGGCGATACCGTGTTCTTCGATGCCGCCACCACGCAGGCGCGGCCCTCGCTGCTGACCAAGGCGATCAATGCCGGCAAGCACGTCTATTGCGAGAAGCCGATCGCCACGAGCCTAGAGGAAGCCGTTGAGGTCGTGAAACTCGCGAACGCCAAGGGTCTCAAGCACGGCACGGTGCAGGACAAGCTGTTCCTGCCGGGCCTGAAGAAGCTCGCCTTCCTGCGCGATTCCGGTTTCTTCGGCCGCATGCTCTCGGTGCGCGGCGAGTTCGGCTATTGGGTGTTCGAGGGTGGTTGGCAGGAAGCGCAGCGGCCGTCCTGGAACTACCGCGCCGAGGACGGCGGCGGCATCATTCTGGATATGGTCTGCCACTGGCGCTACGTGCTCGACAATCTGTTCGGCGAGGTCGAGAGCGTGGTCTGTATCGGTACCACCGATATCCCCGAGCGCTTCGACGAGAAGGGCAAGAAGTATGAGGCGACGGCCGACGATTCCGCCTACGCCACCTTCAAGCTGAAGGGCGGCGTGATCGCGCATATCAACATGAGCTGGGTGACGCGGGTCTACCGCGACGACCTCGTCACCTTCCAGGTCGACGGCACCCATGGCTCGGCGGTGGCGGGCTTGACCGACTGCGTGATCCAGGCCCGCCAGGCAACGCCGCGCCCGGTGTGGAATCCGGACGAGAAGCGGCTGCACGATTTCTACGCCGACTGGCAGAAGCTGCCTGAGAACGTCGTCTACGACAACGGCTTCAAGGAGCAGTGGGAGATGTTCATCCGCCATGTCTGCGAGGATGCGCCGTATAAATACACGCTGCTCGAGGGCGCCAAGGGCGTGCAGCTCGCCGAATGTGCGCTGAAGAGCTGGAAAGAGCGGCGATGGATCGACGTCGCGCCGATCGTGGTCTGA
- a CDS encoding dihydrodipicolinate synthase family protein: protein MNKPVLPKPALTNSSLSLKLPTADGGLETYRLAASRTFPAKLEGTLNRVAFSAAHVVADPRADVDPWLTAAIDWDRTIAFREHVWDLGLGVAEAMDTAQRGMGLDWATSLELIQRSVKAAKAKGNALVFSGAGTDHLAVEDARSIDDVIRAYEEQIAAVEKAGGRIILMASRALAKLGKSAEDYAKVYDRVLSQVRAPVIIHWLGDMFDPALTGYWGTADLDRAMDTAVAIINANAAKVDGVKVSLLDKQREIDIRRRLDPRVKMYTGDDFNYAELIAGDDKGYSHALLGIFDAIAPAASYALSRLAAGDEAGFHDVLGPTVPLSRHIFKAPTRFYKTGIVFMAYLNGHQDHFTMVGGQESARSTLHLAELFRLADKAGLLANPEAATRRMTTILATRGVEP from the coding sequence ATGAACAAGCCAGTCCTGCCCAAGCCTGCCCTGACAAACTCATCGCTGTCGCTGAAGCTGCCGACCGCTGATGGAGGCCTCGAGACCTACCGTCTGGCGGCGTCGCGGACCTTTCCGGCGAAGCTCGAGGGCACACTGAACCGCGTCGCATTCTCGGCGGCGCATGTGGTGGCCGATCCGCGCGCCGACGTCGATCCGTGGCTGACGGCTGCGATCGACTGGGACAGGACGATCGCGTTCCGCGAGCACGTCTGGGATCTCGGCCTCGGCGTTGCCGAAGCCATGGACACCGCGCAACGCGGCATGGGCCTCGACTGGGCGACTTCGCTCGAACTGATCCAGCGCTCGGTGAAGGCGGCGAAGGCCAAGGGCAACGCGCTGGTGTTTTCGGGCGCCGGCACCGATCATCTCGCGGTGGAAGACGCCAGGTCGATCGACGACGTGATCCGGGCTTATGAGGAGCAGATCGCGGCGGTGGAAAAGGCCGGCGGCCGCATCATCCTGATGGCGTCGCGGGCGTTGGCAAAGCTTGGGAAGAGCGCGGAGGACTACGCGAAGGTCTATGACCGCGTGCTGTCGCAGGTCCGCGCGCCCGTGATCATCCACTGGCTCGGCGACATGTTCGATCCGGCGCTGACGGGCTACTGGGGCACGGCCGATCTCGACAGGGCGATGGACACGGCGGTTGCGATCATCAACGCCAATGCGGCCAAGGTCGATGGCGTGAAAGTGTCGTTGCTCGACAAGCAGCGCGAGATCGACATTCGGCGGCGGCTCGATCCGCGCGTGAAAATGTACACCGGCGACGACTTCAATTATGCCGAATTGATCGCCGGCGACGACAAGGGATATTCCCACGCGCTGCTCGGTATCTTCGATGCGATCGCGCCGGCGGCGTCCTACGCGCTGTCGCGGCTGGCTGCGGGCGATGAGGCCGGCTTCCACGATGTGCTGGGACCGACGGTGCCGCTGTCGCGCCACATCTTCAAGGCGCCGACGCGGTTCTACAAGACCGGCATCGTGTTCATGGCTTACCTCAACGGCCACCAGGATCATTTCACGATGGTCGGCGGACAGGAGAGCGCGCGTTCGACCTTGCATCTCGCCGAGCTGTTCCGGCTCGCCGACAAGGCCGGGCTGCTCGCCAATCCGGAAGCCGCGACGCGCCGGATGACGACGATCCTGGCGACACGCGGCGTTGAGCCCTGA